Genomic window (Vigna radiata var. radiata cultivar VC1973A chromosome 1, Vradiata_ver6, whole genome shotgun sequence):
GGGGAAGATGATGCACTTATATTATGTGGTTCGGGCACAACTGCAGCTATCAAGAGGCTGCAAGAAGTGATGGGGATCACTGTGCCATCTGTTATGAGGGAAAGGGTTTTGAAGAGTCTGAACACAGAAGAAAGATGGGTGGTTTTTGTCGGACCGCACGAGCACCATTCAAACCTTCTTTCTTGGAGGCAAAGTTTGGCTGAGGTGGTAGAGATTGATCTTGATGACGAAGGATTGCTTGACATGGATGCTCTAAGAATACAAATTGAGGCCTACAAAGATACCAACAGGCCCATGTTGGGATCTTTTTCAGCTTGTAGCAATGTCACGGGAATCTACCTGGATACACGTGCAGTTGCTCAGCTTCTTCATCAGTACAAAGCCTTTGCATGCTTTGATTTTGCAGCAAGGTACTTGTATTTATAGAATTGTGAGAATGGAGAATTATTACATAGTTTGAAACCACCACATGCTTATAGTACTGTACAGTTTTCATGTGACACATTGGAAACTTCATAATGGTTTTACATGTTTGTTTAGTGGTCCATACGTGGAGATTGACATGAGGTCTGGGGAAACTGATGGGTATGATGCAGTGTTCCTAAGTCCACACAAGTTTCTCGGTGGTCCTGACTCTCCTGGGGTTCTCCTCATGAACAAGGCCCTTTATCTGCTAGGATCTTCACCACCGTCAACTTGTGGAGGTGGAACTGTGACTTATGTCAATGGCTTCAACGAACAGGTAATTCTGTTGTGAATTTGGAAATGCATTTGTCCACTGTTTGCATGAAAGGGATTCTGTTGTAGCTGCTTGATGTGAATCAGTGAAAACAAATACAGAGAAAATTTGGCTAACAAAACTTACATGCAGTCTTTATTTGCTTGTGCTATTCTCCCATTGTGTTGCAACAATAATAGCTATAATAAGAGATTGCATTGAAGATCTGATAGAAGAATAACACCAAAAACCACAGAGAACTAATAACATACTTCAAAATATTTACTCATTGATCCATTTCAATATTCATTTTGCTAAACAATTTAACAATGTCTTTCCCTTCACCTTGTGTTCATTCAAACTTCATCGATCATCATCACGTTATCAATGCAGGAAACATTATACCTGGAGAACATAGAGGAAAGGGAAAGTGGGGGCACGCCTCCAATAATCCAGACAGTGAGAGCAGCATTGGCATTTTGGGTGAAAGAATACATAAGCTGTGAAGAGATTGAAAAAAGTGAACAAATGTACATCAACAAGGCACTAAAGAGGCTTAGCTCAAACCCCAACATCGAGGTTCTAGGAAACTTGAAGGCCAAGAGACAAGCTATATTGTCGTTTCTGATTTACTCCACCACCAATTGTTGCTCAGCAGGTGAATGGAGTGATGAAGGGGAACTTGATCTGTGGGCAGAAACGGGGAACCAAAGAGGGAAACCACTTCATGGCCCTTTCGTTGCAGCATTGCTCAATGACCTCTTTGGAATCCAAGCTCGTGGAGGGTGTGCTTGTGCTGGACCTTATGGCCACGAATTGCTCCACATCAACAGGTCACAGTCACTAGCCATTAGATCAGCAGTTGAAAAGGTGAGAAATGATCCACAGTATgctttaaaaattatgtttccaACTATACAATATTGGGACCAAAACTCATTCTGAAAATCGATGATATCAAGCACATTTAGCTGTTCTAAAAATTGAAGTGCCAATGCAAGTTCTGAAAAGCAAAA
Coding sequences:
- the LOC106759220 gene encoding uncharacterized protein LOC106759220 codes for the protein MLSYINNIIRYYFQLIFYLMREEHPLLAEKPVLVQPCLDQSHGQDKTNTEVGVLSKTTTSEKSHDFCNHSESFKTLVEMGLPCNESVEEKLRWLRSQIIGCHAEFDSPFGKRKVLYADHTASGRSLHYNENFIINHVLPFYGNTHTCDSYVGSRTTKMVHEASEYIKKCLGGGEDDALILCGSGTTAAIKRLQEVMGITVPSVMRERVLKSLNTEERWVVFVGPHEHHSNLLSWRQSLAEVVEIDLDDEGLLDMDALRIQIEAYKDTNRPMLGSFSACSNVTGIYLDTRAVAQLLHQYKAFACFDFAASGPYVEIDMRSGETDGYDAVFLSPHKFLGGPDSPGVLLMNKALYLLGSSPPSTCGGGTVTYVNGFNEQETLYLENIEERESGGTPPIIQTVRAALAFWVKEYISCEEIEKSEQMYINKALKRLSSNPNIEVLGNLKAKRQAILSFLIYSTTNCCSAGEWSDEGELDLWAETGNQRGKPLHGPFVAALLNDLFGIQARGGCACAGPYGHELLHINRSQSLAIRSAVEKGYIGVKPGWTRVSFPYYMSEEDFDYILKAIEFLAVYGQRFFPLYSFNLINGSWRLKTEKIEALTIEGNCNFGGVMRRNESNFEVAKCIATRLPKFPSPGIIKEELHPDIFCFKV